The following coding sequences lie in one Moritella viscosa genomic window:
- a CDS encoding putative exported protein — protein sequence MNLNKTLIAIAIAFTFNAHAYDNYSLFSDGIDQNLVTANLSRLVKLTKGDEVKSAYVYDDNGRITQRDYTDSTFDYTYNSDGTIKSARALMKRNPNSFIKHTKENFISEYIYDSEGKVIREDKKVFNDLDTNFEGVPKATYQIMYLYNNTGQLTTRDQVLQSGELGVNLKVNYTYYDNGRLKDIQEIKASLESHKNTLLLKYYENGEIKQATQTIFGSGTKTFDIEYVTDLSMIYGVYYVDPLKEWKVDMDFFGLAFHPIKKLTETAGDVITSYDYTYQNDDSDFLADTLSLKVVSKHYKFNNEYKMTNQP from the coding sequence ATGAATTTAAATAAAACACTTATTGCTATTGCTATCGCATTTACTTTTAATGCACATGCTTATGATAACTATTCATTGTTTTCTGACGGAATTGATCAGAATTTGGTTACGGCGAATTTAAGCCGCTTGGTTAAACTTACCAAAGGGGATGAAGTAAAGTCGGCTTATGTTTACGATGATAATGGTCGTATTACTCAACGTGATTATACAGACAGTACATTTGATTACACGTATAACTCAGACGGAACTATAAAATCAGCCCGTGCGCTGATGAAGCGAAACCCTAATAGTTTTATAAAACATACCAAAGAAAACTTCATCTCTGAGTATATATACGATAGTGAAGGTAAAGTTATTCGTGAAGATAAGAAGGTTTTTAATGATTTAGATACTAACTTTGAGGGTGTTCCCAAAGCTACTTATCAAATTATGTATTTGTATAACAATACTGGACAATTGACGACGCGTGATCAGGTTTTACAAAGTGGTGAATTAGGTGTGAACCTCAAGGTAAATTATACCTATTATGATAATGGTCGTTTGAAAGACATTCAGGAAATAAAAGCCTCGTTAGAGTCTCATAAGAACACTCTACTGTTGAAATATTACGAAAATGGAGAAATAAAACAGGCTACTCAAACAATATTCGGTAGCGGGACGAAGACGTTCGACATCGAGTACGTTACAGACTTATCTATGATTTATGGCGTATATTATGTAGATCCGCTTAAAGAGTGGAAAGTAGATATGGACTTTTTTGGACTTGCATTTCATCCAATTAAGAAATTAACTGAGACAGCTGGTGATGTGATAACAAGTTATGATTATACCTATCAGAATGATGATAGTGATTTTCTGGCAGATACACTATCATTGAAAGTTGTGTCTAAACATTACAAATTTAATAATGAGTATAAAATGACTAATCAGCCATAA
- a CDS encoding putative exported protein → MKLISLFTTLLLTFPIISNSSEFILTDAKTGVDVGDWTMNNMKLGIQSKVDFSIEKKRLYGGKQAGVDIVIVRNGEMEITLVPTRGMGIFNVKQKDQRILGWDSPVKEIVNPIFIDLESRNGVGWLDGFNEMLVRCGYEWTGHPGIDDNGQLLSLHGRVQNTPASNVKIVIEDNPPYAISVIGEVSELTFKKSNLVTTTKFSIIPGSQSFSVHDTLTNKSDYDDEYQVIYHSNFGSPILEKGAKFTAAVSEISPFNNYAKAGLKNWGTYLGPTKNFDEMVFNFKPIGDENGNTLAVLHNSLENKGVSVAYNIKQLPVLTLWKNTDTLNQGYVTGIEPGTSYAYSTKYQRPLGLVPKIKAGQSKQFDVTYTVLNSSFEVKSALGKVLEIQGNQVIKLIEQPIVDLTNISE, encoded by the coding sequence ATGAAGTTAATTTCTTTATTTACCACTTTGCTTCTTACTTTCCCAATAATTTCAAATTCATCAGAATTTATTCTTACGGATGCTAAGACTGGTGTAGATGTTGGTGATTGGACTATGAATAACATGAAGCTTGGTATTCAATCTAAAGTGGACTTTTCCATCGAGAAAAAACGTTTGTACGGTGGTAAGCAGGCGGGGGTTGATATTGTTATTGTGCGAAATGGTGAGATGGAGATTACTCTTGTTCCGACTCGAGGAATGGGGATCTTTAATGTTAAACAGAAAGATCAGCGCATATTAGGTTGGGACTCGCCTGTAAAAGAAATTGTTAATCCTATTTTTATCGATCTGGAAAGTCGTAACGGAGTCGGGTGGTTAGATGGCTTTAATGAAATGTTGGTTCGTTGTGGTTATGAATGGACTGGACATCCAGGCATTGATGATAATGGACAACTATTAAGTCTGCATGGGAGAGTGCAGAATACCCCTGCTTCTAACGTAAAAATTGTTATTGAAGATAATCCGCCTTACGCAATTTCTGTTATTGGGGAGGTCTCGGAGCTGACGTTTAAAAAATCGAATCTCGTTACGACAACAAAATTTAGCATTATTCCTGGTAGTCAGTCATTTTCTGTTCATGACACCCTAACTAATAAATCTGATTATGATGACGAATATCAGGTTATTTATCATTCTAATTTTGGTTCTCCTATATTGGAAAAAGGTGCAAAATTTACCGCCGCTGTTAGTGAAATATCTCCTTTTAATAATTATGCGAAAGCTGGACTTAAAAATTGGGGAACCTATTTAGGGCCAACAAAAAACTTTGATGAAATGGTTTTTAACTTCAAGCCAATAGGGGATGAAAATGGTAATACTCTGGCAGTATTACACAACTCATTGGAAAATAAAGGGGTATCTGTTGCATACAATATTAAACAACTTCCTGTTCTTACCTTATGGAAGAATACAGATACGTTGAATCAGGGGTATGTAACGGGGATTGAACCAGGTACCAGTTATGCCTATAGCACTAAATATCAGCGACCACTGGGTTTAGTACCGAAAATTAAAGCAGGCCAGTCAAAGCAATTTGATGTGACTTATACTGTATTAAATAGCTCATTTGAGGTGAAGTCAGCCTTGGGGAAAGTGTTGGAAATACAGGGTAATCAGGTAATTAAATTAATTGAACAACCAATTGTCGACCTAACGAATATAAGCGAATAG
- a CDS encoding methyl-accepting chemotaxis protein: MLSIGILIAVIVTVLSILGYTQINNSSTRDYRNTLSSKSFLVAKGVEGKIESYFVALESLSATLEIQQNKVMVDDRVIELLIENKNRMEVLNFFVSLPDGTTYGASNKGEIPNFNAKQLQREWFINGMSGVDRTVTNPFMATTGHLTMAMVTPLKQNGEVIAVIGMSLKMSDITDYVNELSSEPNLFVARKDGFLMAASDPQSIGKNLFDLRPSYKEYADKSSSEHSYTVPEKGDLYVVSSKIDSLNWTVWAWATWDNINATSDAAVKTNFISGMIFIVLGIFIIHYLISKLMYLPVGGEPKDIEDLVDKIASGDLTNVPQLDVDSVGIYRSTIIMAHNLKGIISDINKSSNELLNASTQLGDSSGKVDRSSKSQMIQLELVATAMNEMTTTVVEVAQNAVEASRSSNDASESSKQGLDVVAQMNEEITKLVGSIGNVQKVIASVHTETKNVGGILDVIRGIADQTNLLALNAAIEAARAGEYGRGFAVVADEVRTLATKTQESTNEIQTMIESLQEQASHSVRLMYENVSSAEITLAKSDEASSSLALIERKIQLIQDMNHQIATAAEEQSQVAAEINENVVNVNDLVVSTTEDVQENVDIADNLNNMATRLSDAIRTFRM; this comes from the coding sequence ATGCTGTCCATTGGTATTTTAATTGCTGTTATTGTTACAGTTTTATCCATACTGGGTTATACCCAAATTAATAACTCGTCAACCCGTGATTACCGTAATACTCTATCTAGCAAATCATTTTTAGTTGCAAAAGGCGTTGAAGGTAAAATTGAAAGCTACTTTGTTGCATTGGAAAGTTTATCAGCGACATTGGAGATTCAACAAAATAAAGTCATGGTAGATGACAGAGTTATCGAATTGCTTATCGAGAATAAGAATCGCATGGAAGTACTCAATTTTTTTGTTAGCTTACCTGATGGTACAACATATGGTGCGTCTAATAAGGGGGAAATTCCTAACTTTAATGCTAAGCAACTGCAGCGTGAATGGTTTATTAATGGAATGTCTGGAGTCGATAGAACAGTAACCAATCCATTTATGGCTACGACGGGCCATTTAACTATGGCAATGGTGACGCCTTTGAAGCAAAACGGTGAGGTTATCGCAGTAATAGGTATGAGCCTTAAAATGAGTGATATAACTGACTATGTTAATGAACTATCCTCAGAGCCTAATTTATTCGTTGCTAGAAAGGATGGTTTTTTGATGGCTGCTAGTGATCCTCAATCCATTGGTAAGAACCTTTTTGATTTACGCCCTAGCTATAAAGAATACGCAGATAAAAGTAGTAGCGAGCATTCATATACTGTACCTGAGAAAGGTGACCTCTATGTCGTATCATCAAAAATTGATTCATTGAATTGGACTGTTTGGGCTTGGGCAACGTGGGATAATATAAATGCGACGTCTGATGCTGCTGTTAAGACCAATTTTATTTCTGGCATGATATTTATTGTATTGGGTATTTTTATTATTCACTATCTTATCAGTAAGTTAATGTATCTTCCGGTAGGAGGAGAGCCAAAAGACATTGAAGATTTAGTTGATAAAATTGCGAGTGGTGATTTAACTAATGTCCCTCAGCTTGATGTGGATAGTGTTGGTATCTATCGCTCGACGATTATTATGGCACATAACCTTAAAGGTATTATTTCTGATATAAATAAATCCTCTAATGAGCTTCTCAATGCATCGACTCAATTGGGAGATTCATCAGGAAAAGTAGACCGTTCTTCTAAATCTCAAATGATACAGCTGGAGTTAGTCGCTACTGCAATGAATGAAATGACAACGACAGTAGTTGAAGTCGCTCAGAATGCGGTTGAAGCATCACGATCTTCAAATGATGCTAGCGAAAGTTCAAAGCAAGGTTTAGATGTTGTGGCTCAAATGAATGAGGAAATTACCAAATTGGTGGGTAGTATTGGTAATGTGCAGAAAGTTATAGCAAGTGTTCATACTGAAACTAAAAATGTTGGTGGAATACTAGATGTGATCCGTGGGATTGCTGATCAGACTAATTTACTTGCGCTAAATGCAGCCATTGAGGCAGCCCGTGCTGGTGAGTATGGCCGAGGCTTTGCTGTTGTCGCAGATGAAGTTAGGACTTTAGCTACAAAAACGCAAGAAAGTACTAATGAAATACAGACTATGATTGAATCGCTTCAAGAACAGGCCTCTCACTCTGTTCGTTTGATGTACGAGAACGTATCTAGTGCAGAGATAACATTAGCCAAGTCAGATGAGGCAAGCAGTTCTTTGGCTCTAATTGAAAGGAAAATTCAGCTCATTCAAGATATGAATCATCAGATAGCAACTGCTGCAGAAGAGCAATCTCAAGTTGCGGCCGAAATAAATGAAAATGTGGTAAATGTAAACGACTTAGTGGTAAGCACTACTGAAGATGTACAGGAAAATGTGGATATAGCAGATAACCTGAATAATATGGCAACTCGACTTAGTGATGCTATTCGTACATTTAGAATGTAG
- a CDS encoding endonuclease I has product MKYEILSLSIALCALQGVSAQVNNGDFEQWSGNTPEGWSTIDSGLSVFASSEQTKTGAHSAKIIVNTGTQSNTDFLQSVGVTKGTTYHFSTSIFHTEGKVKARLYVDGYRDYSIPTKTNEWQNISYSYIATASKDIVVGVRFYDIAGFDGSEAVYLDNFQPTESTSIPPTPPASCSDATATFTLVTDNYASETSWVLKNSASDVVFSGSGYNNDTTNIKSMCLVDGDYTFEISDSYGDGICCNSGNGSFKIVSNNKLLISGGEFQKVKTVSFNIGNAEPTLPTKPPVFDTYYKQAEGLTGFPLKSALYNIISNHNSQGYGRIWDLVKVADVDSFYEKDGSILDMYSEKPVTKDNINFTKVVDQCGQYKQEGGCYNREHSFPKSWFGGKVEPMNSDGHHLFATDGFVNSKRSNWPFGEVGRATYTSSNGSKLGTARSGLGYSGAVFEPIDEFKGDFARAYFYMATRYENEIASWEGNSRNANEVLNGTNTTVFEPWLLDMLKRWHKNDPVSQKEVIRNQAVFDFQENRNPFVDHPEFVNAIWGL; this is encoded by the coding sequence ATGAAATATGAAATTTTATCTCTTTCTATAGCACTATGTGCTTTACAAGGTGTATCCGCGCAAGTTAATAATGGTGATTTTGAGCAATGGAGCGGAAATACTCCTGAGGGGTGGTCTACTATAGATAGTGGTTTAAGTGTATTCGCCTCATCTGAACAAACAAAAACGGGGGCACACTCGGCAAAGATAATCGTCAATACTGGTACTCAAAGTAATACTGATTTCTTACAATCCGTAGGTGTGACAAAGGGCACCACTTATCATTTTTCTACGTCGATCTTTCACACAGAAGGCAAGGTAAAAGCCCGTTTGTATGTCGATGGCTATCGTGATTACAGCATTCCAACTAAAACTAATGAGTGGCAAAATATTAGTTATAGCTACATAGCAACAGCAAGTAAGGATATTGTTGTAGGCGTGCGCTTTTATGATATCGCTGGTTTTGATGGTTCAGAAGCTGTTTATTTAGATAATTTCCAACCGACAGAATCAACCTCGATACCACCAACCCCACCTGCAAGTTGTAGTGATGCGACAGCGACATTTACATTGGTGACAGACAACTATGCATCTGAAACTAGTTGGGTACTAAAGAATAGTGCCAGTGATGTAGTGTTTTCTGGCTCTGGTTATAATAATGATACAACCAATATTAAATCTATGTGCTTAGTTGATGGTGATTATACCTTTGAAATCAGTGATTCGTATGGCGATGGTATTTGCTGTAATTCCGGTAATGGTTCTTTCAAGATTGTATCTAATAATAAATTACTTATTTCTGGTGGTGAATTTCAAAAAGTTAAGACTGTCAGTTTCAATATTGGTAATGCTGAACCTACGCTACCAACTAAGCCTCCCGTGTTTGATACTTACTATAAACAAGCTGAAGGGCTAACTGGATTTCCACTAAAGTCAGCACTTTATAATATAATCAGTAACCATAACAGCCAAGGCTATGGTCGAATTTGGGATTTAGTCAAAGTTGCAGACGTGGATTCTTTTTATGAAAAAGATGGTTCAATTTTAGACATGTACTCTGAAAAACCTGTGACTAAAGACAATATTAACTTTACTAAAGTGGTTGATCAATGTGGTCAATATAAACAAGAAGGTGGTTGCTATAACCGTGAACATTCATTTCCTAAAAGTTGGTTTGGCGGTAAAGTTGAACCGATGAACTCAGATGGACATCATCTTTTTGCTACGGATGGTTTTGTTAATTCGAAGCGAAGTAACTGGCCATTTGGTGAAGTAGGTCGTGCAACTTATACATCAAGTAACGGTTCTAAATTAGGAACTGCTCGTTCAGGTCTAGGTTATTCAGGTGCAGTGTTTGAACCTATTGATGAATTTAAAGGAGATTTTGCCCGTGCATATTTCTATATGGCCACGCGTTATGAAAATGAAATTGCAAGTTGGGAAGGTAATAGCAGGAATGCTAATGAGGTACTTAACGGTACAAATACTACCGTATTCGAACCATGGTTGCTGGATATGCTGAAACGCTGGCATAAAAATGATCCAGTTAGCCAAAAAGAAGTTATTCGAAATCAAGCTGTGTTTGATTTTCAAGAAAATAGAAATCCATTTGTGGATCATCCAGAATTTGTAAACGCTATTTGGGGGCTTTAG